GCGTCGGTGCCGGCGTCAGCGTCCGCGTCGGCGACCGGTTCGGATCCGGATTCGGACTCGGCCGCATCGTCGGCAGCGGCGGCGGTGTCCGCCTCGCCGTCCTCGTCGACGTCGTAGGTGATGATCACGTCGCCCACGGGGACCATCTGGCCCTCCTCGGCGTGCAGTTCCTTCACCGTCCCGTTGTACGGGGACGGGACCTCCACGAGCGCCTTGTCGGTCTCGACTTCCGCGACCGGCTGGTCCTCGGTGACCGTGTCGCCGGGGGCGACCAGCCAGTTGACGAGTTCCCCTTCGGCGACGCCCTCGCCGACGTCGGGGAGCTTGAACTCCTTCTCGGCCATGGGTTAGAACTCCACGGCCTCCTTGATACCGTCGGCGACTCGCGCCGCGTTCGGGAGGTAGTAGTCCTCCAGCGCGTACAGCGGGTACGGCACGTCGTAGCCGGTGACGCGCTTGATCGGCGCCTCCTGATACAGCAGCGCCTCCTCCTGCAGCGTCGCGGTGATCTCGCCGGCGAGCCCGCCCGTCTTGGGCGCCTCGTGGACGACGCATGCGCGGCCGGTCTTCTTGAAGGACTCGACGATCGCCTCCCGGTCCATCGGCGAGACGGTGCGAAGGTCGACGACCTCGGCGTCGATACCCTCCTCGGCCAGCTCCTCGGCGGCCTCGAGGGTCGGGCGGCTCATCGCGCCGTAGGTGAACACGGACACGTCCGAGCCCTCCCGGCGGGTCTTCGCCTCACCGATCGGCACCTCGTAGTCGCCCTCGGGCACGTCGCCGCGGAAGGCGCGGTAGATGAGCTTCGGCTCCATGAACACGACCGGGTCGGGGTCGCGGATCGCCGAGATGAGCAGCCCCTTCGTGTCGTACGGCGTCGAGGGCATGACCACCTTCAGCCCGGCCTCGTGGGTGTAGAACGCCTCCTTGGACTCCGAGTGGTGCTCGGGCGCGCGGATGCCGCCGCCGTAGGGCATGCGCAGCACCATCGGGAGCGTGTAGCGGCTCCGCGAGCGGGTGCGCAGCCGGGCCATGTGGCTCACGATCTGGTCGAAGCCGGGGTAGGCGAACCCGGAGAACTGGATCTCGGGGATCGGCTTCAGGCCCATCGCGGCCATGCCGACGGCCGTGCCGATGATGCCCGACTCCGCCAGCGGGGTGTCGATGACGCGGTCCTCGCCGAACTCGTCGTACAGGCCCTCGGTGGCGCGGAAGACGCCGCCGTTCTTGCCGACGTCCTCGCCCATGACGAGCACGTCGTCGTCCAGTTCCATCTCGGTCGCGAGCGCGTCGCGGACCGACTGTACCAGCGTCAGGTTCTGCGTGGCTTCTTGCTCTTGCGTGCTCATGATCTCACTCCTCCACGAACGCGTCGTCGCCGTACTCCTCGCGCAGTCGCGCGAACTCCTCGGCCTGCCGTCGGATCTCCGGGGTCTGCTCGGCGAACACGTGCTCGAACATCGAGGACGGGTCCGGCCGCACCGTCGACTCCGCCGCGTCGATGGCGTCGGCCACCTCCTCGCGGACGGACTCCTCGACCGCGGCGACGCGGTCGTCGTCGAGGATCCCCTGGTTCCGGAGGAACCGCTCCAGCCGCGGGATCGGGTCCTTCGCCTTCCACTTCTCGACCTCCTCGTCCTCGCGGTAGACGCTCGGGTCGTCGGCGGTCGTGTGCGCGCCGAAGCGGTACTGGACGGCCTCGATCAGCGTCGGACGGCGCTCGCCCTCGCCCGGGTTCTTCGCCTTCTCCAGCGCCTCGGTCGTCGCCTTGTACACGGCCAGCGGGTCCATACCGTCGATCTGGACGCCCTCGAAGCCGTAGGCGACCGCCTTCTGCGCCAGGGTCTCGCTGGCGGTCTGGCGCTCGCGCGGGACCGAGATGGCCCACTGGTTGTTGTTGCAGAAGAACACGTTCGGCGTGTCGAACACGCCCGCGAAGTTCAACCCCTCGTGGAAGTCGCCCTCGCTGGTCGCGCCGTCGCCGAAGTAGCAGATGAACGCGCGGTCGGTGTCGCCGTCGTTCTTCAGCTTGTCCGCCCAGGCCATCCCCGTCGCGTGGGGGACCTGGCTCGCGATGGGGACCGCGGGCGTGAAGACGTTGGCGTCCTCGGGGATGAGGCTCCCGCGCTCGTCGCCCATCCAGTACAGCAGCGTCTGTTTCAGCGGCAGGCCGCGGACCAGCGCCGCCCCGTGTTCGCGGTAGGAGGGGATCATCCAGTCGTCCTCGGCCAGCGCCAACGCGGAGCCGACCTGCGCACCCTCCTGTCCCGACAGCGGCGGGTACGTCCCCATGCGCCCCTGCCGCTGGAGCGACACCGCCCGTTCGTCGAAGTGGCGGGCGAGTTTCATGTGGCGGTACATCGCGACAAACTCCTCCTCGGAGAGGTCCGGGACATCGCCGACGACGCCGCCCTCCTCGTCGAGGACCTGAACCATCCCGTCGCCGGGGTCGCGCTCGAGCGTGCTCACGGTACCCACCTTCGCATACCAGAAGGCTGTCCGTCCCGCCTGATAGTGTTTTCGTAAATAGTTTACTGTGGACAGAAATACTGCCAAGAATTGGCAGGGCGTCGAATCTCCCTCGAATGAACCGGATGTTCGTACGTATTTCTTCGTGTATCCCCGAGGTTGCTTTGTGAACGGCCGAAAAGGAGACGGAGTTCTTTACAATCGTTAATGCATGCTGTTCGCTAGCACGAGGCACGACATCGCACGCGTCGGACGTGAGAGCGGGGGTCGTGAACAGCCGGGGATCAGTCGGCCGCCTGTGCGGCCTCGCGCGCCTCCTCGATCGTCGCCCCGTCGCGGACGAGCGCCTCGACGAAGAACTCGCCCGCCTTGTACGACGAGCGGACCATCGGTCCGGAGGCGCAGTACAGGAACCCGAGTTCCTCCTCGGCGACGCGCGCCCAGGTGTCGAACGCGTCCGGGTGGACGTACTCGAACACGTCGAGGTGCGAGCGCGACGGCTGGAGGTACTGCCCGAGCGTGACGATGTCGACGCCGGCGTTCCGGAGGTCCCGCAGCGTGCGGTACACCTCGTGGTCGTACTCGCCGAGCCCGAGCATGACGCTGGTTTTCGTGTGGATCCCGGACTCGCGGTGCACGCGTTCGAGCACGTCGAGGGTCTGCTCGTAGTTCGCGCGGCGGTCGCGGACGGGCCACTGGAGGCGCTCGACGGTCTCGATGTTGTGGGCGATCACGTCCGGGCCGGCGTCGATGATCCGATCGACCGCGTCGGGGTCGCCGCCGAAGTCGGGGATGAGCACCTCCACGAGGATCGAGGGGTCCCGGCGTTTGATCGCGCGGATCGTCTCCGCGAAGTGGCGCGAGCCGCCGTCGGCGAGGTCGTCGCGGTCGACGGAGGTGAGCACCACGTAGTCCAGCCCGATCTCCGCGACCGCGTCCGCGACGTTGGCGGGCTCGTCCGGGTCCAGCGGCTCCATCCCGCCGGTCTCCACGTCGCAGAAGTTGCACCCGCGCGAGCAGCGGTCGCCCATCAGCATGAACGTGGCCGTCCCCGGCCCGTCGCCGGGGCCGCTTCCGCCCGACCAGCACTCCCCGAGGTTCGGGCAGTTCGCCTCCTCACAGACGGTGTGGAGGTCGCGGTCGCGGAGGATGGACTTGATCTCGGTGAAGCGCCGCCCGGACGGCGGGCGCATCTTCAGCCAGTCCGGCTTCCGCCGCCGACTACTCATACCTCGTCCTTCGTCGCGGGGGGCAAAAGCGTGCGGTATACCCCCTCGAGTTGGTCCGCCCGCGACTCGGATCCGATGCGGTTCGAGCCGCCGGCGCGTGGATCCGACCGTCGATTCCACGCATCGAATGTGATAACAGATTGAACCGACAGGGATTTATTATATCGCTAAGAGTGTGGAACAGACCCGCGAATGTTCGACGTCTCGCCCGAGGAGATCACCGACGGGCGGCTGGGGAGAGCGCTCGCGTTCCTCTCGATCCCGATCGTCGCCCAGCAGCTCGCGGTCACCGCACAGAGCATCGTCGACGTGCTCTGGCTCGGTCGCCTCAGCGGCGAGGCGGTCGCCGCCGTCGGGCTCGTGGCGCCGCTGATCGGGCTGATGACGGCGGTCGTGAGCGGCGTCTTCACCGGCGAACACGTCCTCGTCTCACAGCGCGTCGGCGACGACGACGAGCGCGGGGCGAGCCGCGCGGTGTTCCACGCGCTCGTCGCCGGCGTCGCGGTGATGCTCGCGATGGTGGTCGTCGCGAACCTGTTCGGCGCCGAGTTGACCGCGCTGTTCGACCCCGGACCCGAGGTCGCCCGGATGGGCGCGATCTACCTCGGGACGATGGCGGTCGCGTACACCGTCTCGACCGTCAGCGACGTGTTCGAGTACGGCTTCATCGGCGCCGGTGACTCCCGGACCCCGCTCCTGGTCAACCTCCTGTCGATCGGGATCAGCATCGGCCTCGATCCGCTGCTCATCTTCGGATACGGGCCGATCCCGGGGTACGGGATCGCGGGCGCCGCCTACGCGACGGCGATCGGGTTCGGCGTCGGCGCCCTCGTCATGATCGCCGCCGCACGCTCGGGCCACCGAGGGTTCACCTTCCGCCTCGACGCCGTCGGCCTCGATCGCGGGGAGTTCCGCGAGCTCGTCTCCGTGGGCGCGCCGAAGGTCGGGCAGGGGATCGCCAGACAGGTCGCCCGGCTCGCGGTCGTCGCGATCGTGTCGCTGACGGGCGGCGCGGCGGCGCTCACGGCGTACACCATCGGCGCGCGGATCGCGACGGTCGTGTTCGTCCCCGCGGCGGCGATCGGGTCGGCGGGGACGACCCTCGTCGGGCAGAACCTCGGCGCCGACAAGCCCGCCCGGGCGACCCGGGCGACGTGGCTCGGCGTCGGCGCCGGCGCGGTGGGGCTCGGCGCGATCGGCGTCGTCCAGTACCTCCTGCCGGAGGCCGTCGCCACCCTGTTCGTCCCCGGGATCGCCGGCGAGGCGCTGACGCTGACGGTCGCGTACCTCCAGATCCTCGCGCTCGGCTACTGGGCGCTCGGGACGATCTGGACGGTCGAGGCCGGCTTCAACGGCGCCGGCCGAACGGACGTGAGCATGTACTCGACGATGCTCCAGTACTGGGCCGTCCGGGTGCCCGTCGCCGCCGTCGGCGCGTTCGTCCTCGGCTGGGGGGCGCTCGGGCCCTTCTGGGCGGTGACGGTCTCGAACGTCGTCGCCGCCGTCGGACTGGTGGGGTACTTCCGCTACTCGACCGCCGGAGGGCTCCACGAGCGGGCCGCCGAGGGCGCCGGCAGCGACGGCGACGCCGGGGTCGCGGCCGACGACTGACCCGTCCGGACGAGCGAATCGGGCCGGACCCAAGATCGAACTGTCCGCCGGTCAGAACCGGTCGTCGTCGCCGGGGGCGATACCCTCGGCGTCCTCGGCTGGCGGCTCGATCCCGACCTCCTCGGGGTCGACGTCGAACTCCCGGCGGAGGTCCTGTATGCGGTCGCGGATGTCCGCCGCCAGCTCGAACTCCAGGTTGCTCGCGGCCTCCTCCATGCGATCCTCCAGCGCCTGGATCCGTGCCTGCGCCTCCTCCTCGTCGGCGACCTCGTCGCCGGCGACGCCCGAGGTGTCGGTCTTCGACCCGGGAAGGTTCGTCTCGCCGATCTCCTTCTCGATGGTCCGGGGCTCGTAGCCGTGCTCCTCGTTGAACTCCCGCTGGATCTCGCGGCGGCGGTTCGTCTCCTCGATGGCCGCCTCCATCGCGCTCGTCGTCTCGTCGGCATAGAGGATCACCTCGCCCTCGACGTTGCGGGCCGCGCGACCCATCGTCTGCACGAGGGTGGTCTCCGAGCGGAGGAAGCCCTCCTGGTCGGCGTCGAGGATCGCGACGAGGGAGACCTCGGGGATGTCCAGCCCCTCCCGGAGGAGGTTGATGCCGACGAGCACGTCGATCTCGCCGAGCCGCAGGGAGCGAATGATCTCGTGGCGTTCGAGGGTGTCGGTCTCGTCGTGCATGTACGCCACTTCGACGCCCGCCTCCTCCAGGTACTCCGTGAGGTCCTCGGCCATCCGCTTCGTGAGGGTCGTGACGAGGGTGCGCTCGCCGCGCTCGATGCGCTCGTCGATGCGGTCCATCAGGTCGTCGACCTGTCCCTCGGCGGGCTCGACGGTCACCTCGGGGTCGACGAGATGGGTGGGGCGGACGATCTGCTCGACGACCTGCTCGGAGCGCTCGCGCTCGTAGTCGCTCGGGGTGGCCGAGACGTACAGCCGGCGGTCGGTCTTCTCCTCGAACTCCTCGAAGGTGAGCGGGCGGTTGTCGTACGCCGTCGGCAGGCGGAAGCCGTTGCCGACCAGCGAGTCCTTGCGCGACTTGTCGCCCTCGTACTGCCCCTTGATCTGGGGGAGCGTCTGGTGGGACTCGTCGATCACCGTGAGGAAGTCGTCGGGGAAGTAATCGAGCAGGGTGTAGGGCGCGTCGCCGGACTCCCGGTCCGAGAGGTGAACCGAGTAGTTCTCGATGCCCGAGCAGTAGCCCGTCTCCTGGAGCATCTCGATGTCGAAGGTGGTGCGCTCCTCGATGCGCTGGGCGGCGACGAGGTCGCCCTGGCGCTCGAAGTGCGAGACGCGCTGTTCCATCAGCTCCTCGATCTCGGAGACTGCCCGGTCGATCTGCTCCTCGGGCAGCGAGTAGTGCTCCGCCGGGTGGACGAGCGCCGCCGGCTCCTCGCTGACGACCTCGCCGTTGACCACGTCGACCTTGCGCATGCGGTCGATCTCGTCGCCCCACAGCTCCACGCGGACGGCGTGGCGGCCGTACATCGGGAACACCTCGACGGTGTCCCCGCGCACGCGGAACGTCCCCTGGTGGAAGTCCACGTCGTTGCGCTCGTAGTTCAGGTCGACCAGCCGCTTGAGCAGCTCGTCGCGTCCGATCTCCTGGCCGACCTCCAGTTCCAGCGCCATCCCGCGGTAGTTCGCGGGGTCGCCGAGCCCGTAGATGGCCGAGACGGAGGCGACGACGATCACGTCGTCCCGCGTGAGCAGCGACCGCGTCGCGGAATGCCTGAGGCGGTCGATCTCGTCGTTGATGGACATCTCCTTGTCGATGTAGGTGTCCGTCTGCTCGACGTACGCCTCGGGCTGGTAGTAGTTGTAGTAGGAGACGAAGTACTCGACGGCGTTGTCGGGGAAGAGGTTCCGGAACTCCTCGTACAGCTGCGCCGCGAGGGTCTTGTTGTGGGCGATGACGAGCGTCGGGGTGTCGAGCTCCTCGACGACCCACGAGACGGTGTTCGTCTTCCCGGAACCGGTGACGCCCAGCAGCGTCTGCTCGGTCATCCCGGACTCGAAACCGTCGACGAGTTGGCGGATCGCGTCGGGCTGGTCGCCCGCGGGGTCGAACGGGGCGTCGACGCGCAGCGGCTTCTCCGCCTCGGGACGGTCCGGCGAGAGGGGTCCCTCGGTTTCGCTCATTGGAGTGGGTGTGGGGCGGGACGCACTTGACGAGCGCGGTCGAGTGAGTGAGCGACCGAAGGGAGCGAACGAACGAGACCGCGGACAACGGCGGCGCGCTTGCGGGCGCGCCGCCCACAGAGAGCGCGATCGCCGCGACTCACTGGACCGCCGACCGCGTCGGCGACAGCGGCGACGTTCGCGACCGCCGAAACGCATACCACCCGAAGCCGAGAAGGACCGAACATGACACGCACGCTCCTCGTGGAGGCGGCAGAACACGCCGAACGCGCGGCCGACGCCGCCGACGGCGAGGCGGCCGACCGGTTCGACCGGGTCGCCGACGACCTCCGGGCGGTCGCCGACGAGAGTCGGTCCGGTCCCGACCACGGCTGGATGGCGAAGCGCATCAACACGATCCGTGAGGCCGCGAGCGACGCGAACGACGACGTGCGGGGCCACGCCGAGGCCGCAGTCGAGTCTATCAGCGAGTACCGCGAGGACGTGCCGGGCGTCTGAGGCGACGGCCGGTGCCGTCGAGCACCGTTCAGCAGACATCCAAGCGAACTGCTCAGCAGACGTTCTTCGGCTTGACGCCCATCGACTCCAGCGTCGTCACGTAGTCGTCGTAGGCGACCTCGACGATCCGGTCGGCGGCGTCGCGGGCGGCGCTCCAGTCCTCGTCGTCGTCGCACACCTCCGCGAGCACGTCGAGCGCGTCGTCGAGGCGCTCGGCCAGGTCGTCGCGGATACCGCGGAAGTCGTTCGAAGAGGCCGGGTCCGCGTCGCCGACGAAGAAGCCGACCGTCTGCTCGGCGCGGGTGTGGGCGACCACGAGCCGGCCGTACAGCCCGCCGACGCGCTCGACGGTGTCCGTCAGGTCGGCGAGCACGTCGTACTCCGGGTACTCGTGGGGGTCGTCGGTCTCGGGGTCGAAGTCGGGGTCGGCCACGTCGCGGTGTTCGCGCGCGTCCTCGGCGGCGTCGCCGAACAGCGCCGCGGCGTCGCCGTTGGCCTCGTCGGCGCTCCACGACTCGAAGATCCGCCCCGCGAGGGCGAACTCGGCGGCGACGGCGGTGCGGACGGCATCGGCGTCCATCTCGCCGCCGGTCAGCGCGTACAGCGATTTCGAGGACCCGAGCCGCGAGAGCGGCGTCTCGTTGTCGTCCCGGAACTCCGCTGAGAAGGCGTCTGCGTCCATGCCCCGACGTACGCCGGTGTGCCGCTTGAAACCCTCGCCGCCGGCAGCGCTGGCGCGGGCGTGAGAGTCGGCCGGACAACGGGTCGACCGGGCGGTGGCAGTTGGAACGCGCCGATCGCACGCCCGAAGCGGACAGCGGCCCCGGCGACACCCTTACTAGCCGCCCGGGAGAGTCGCGGATGTGTCACGTCCCTCCGACGAGCCGCGGTCCGTCTCGACCGCGCTCACGGCGGCCGGGCGGCTCCTCCGCGACCGCCCCGCCGCGGTCCTCCCGGCGTACCTCCTCTCGATCGGCCTCGCCGCCGCCGCCCGCGTCCCGGTGACGGTCGGCCTCGGCGTCGCCGTGGCGTCGCTAGCGGCGACCGGTCGACTCGAACCGCTCGTGCGTGCGGCCGTCGAGCTACAGGAGGCCGCTCGCGCCGCCGGCGACCCCGGCGGCGGGATCGGGCCCGGAGACGGTCCGGAATCCGGTTCCGGGGAGATCCCGGCCGGCGCCGCCGAGGCGCTGGCCGACGCCGCCGCGAACGCCGCGACGCCGACGGTCGTCGCCGCCCTCGGGATCGGCGTCGTCGTCGCGGTCGTGGTCGGCCTGCTCGCGCGGGCGCTGGGATCGGCGGTGTCGTACGGGACCGTCTGGGCCGGGCTCGACGGCCGCGACCCGCTCGTGTCCGGCGTCCGAACCGCCGGGCGCTGGCGGACGTTCCTCGGGCTCGCGCTCGTCCGCGCGGTCGTCGGCCTCGTCGCAGTCGGCGGCCCGCTGTTCGTCGGGGTGAACCTCGCGCTCCGGCCCGCAGTGATCGGCGGCGACGCCGCCGCTGGCGTTGTCGCGGTCCTCCTGACCGTCGGACTCGTCGGCCTCGGCGTCCTGGTCCTCCTCCTCGCGTACTTCCTGCTGGCGTTCGCGGAGTCGGCCGCCGTCGTCGACGGCCGCGGGGCCGTCGGGTCGATCCGGGCGAGCCTCGGGTTCGTTCGCGACCACCCGGCCCACGCCGTCGGGTTCGCGCTCGTCGCCGTCGGCGGCTACGTCGCGGCCGCGGTCGCCGTCGGCGTCGCCAACGCCGCGGGGGCGGGCAGTCTCGGCGGGATCGTGTTGCCGCTCTTCGTCGTCCCGCTGCTCGACGCCGGCGCGACCGCGCTGTACGCCGGATGCGACCGCCCTGAACCGGTCGAGCGTCCGGGGTTCCGCACGCGCGTTCGCCGCGCGCTCGGGCACGGCTGGAGCGAGATGACGGGGTTCGTCGCCGGCCATCCGGTCGCGGTGCTGGCCGCGCTCGCGACGCTGGCGGGCGGGGTCGCCGCTGGGTACGCCACGACCGCCCCGTACGGGGTGACGGCGTCGGGCCCGGAGGACGTGGCGGGCGTGTTCGGCGCGGTCCCCGTCGGCCCGTTCGTCACCATCGCGGCGAACAACTGGCTCGTGAGCGTGGGGCTCGCGTACGGCGGCGTCGCCTTCGGCCTCCCGGCGGTGTCGGGACTGCTGTTCAACGGCGTCCTCGTCGGCGCGCTCGCGGGCGTGTTCGACCGGACGGCGTTCCTCGCGCTCGTGGCCCCCCACGGCGTGCTCGAGCTCCCGGTGATCGCCGTCGCCGGCGGGCTCGGACTCCACCTCGGCGGCGTCGGCTGGCGTGCGGTTCGCGGCCGCGCGGACGCCGAGGCGGTCGCGGCCGCGCTGGAACGGGCCGCGCACGTGCTGGTCGGGATCGGGATCCTGCTGGTCGTCGCGGCCGCCGTCGAGGCGTTCCTCACGCCGCGGGTCGCGGCCGCCGTGCTGGGCGGATAACGGTCGGCCACGTGGGGTCGAAGCGCCCGGATCCGCGATCTCGCGGGGTCGGTTCGGCGTCCGCCGGAGCCGTGATCGGTCGAAATCCTGGCGCAGAGACACATACGCACCTTTTTGGTAGCCGGTGTCCGAGCGCGCCCATGGGCGATCTGTCTCCCGGGGAAGCCCTCCTCGATCACGCACAGGACGAGATCGCCGTCGTCACCGCCGACGGGACGTTCACCTACGTGAACGCCGCCGTCGAGGCGATCCTGGGATTCGAGCCGGCGGACCTCGTCGGCGAGACCGTCTTCTCGTACGTCCACCCCGACGACGCGCCGAGGGTCCGACGGAAGTTCGATCGAACGGTCCGGTCGGACGCGTACGACGAGACCACCGTCACGTACAGACATCGAACCAGCGACGGGTCCTGGGTGTGGTTCGAGAGCCGGCTGTCGAACCTGACCGCCGACGCGTACGACGGATACGTCGTGAGCTCGCGCGACATCACCGAACGGGTGCTGGCCGAGGAGACGCGCGACGCGGCCGCCGCGCGGTTGCACACGATCGCCTCGGTGTCGGGCGACGTGCTCTGGCTGTTCGCCGGCGACTGGTCGGAGGCGCTGTTCGTGAACGGCGCCGTCGAGCAGATCTACGGGATCGCCCCGGAACGGCTGTATCGGGACTCGGTGGCGTTCCTCGACACGGTCCATCCGGACGACCTAGCCGGCGTGATCGACGGAATGGAGCGGCTCACGGACGGCGAATCCGTCGACATCGAGTACCGCGTCAACCCCGACGAGAACTTCACCCGGTGGGTGTGGGTGCAGGCGACTCCGATCGTCGAGGACGGCGTCGTCACCCGGATCGCGGGGTTCAGCCGCGACGTGACCGACAGACGCCGGCGCGAGCAGCACCTGGTGGTGATGGACAACCTCCTTCGGCACACCCTCCGCAACGACCTCAACGTGATCCTGGGGACGGCAGAACGGATCGCCACCGCGTTCCCGGAGGCTGCCACGCTGACCGAACAGATCCGAGCGACGGGGACGCGACTGCTCCAGAGCGCGGCCAAGGAACGACAGATCATCGAGCTCCTCGTCAACCGACGCTTCGGCGAACGGATCGCCGTCGGCGACGCCGTCGAGCGCGCCGTCGAACGGGCGCGAACGCGCCACCCGAACGGCGATATCGAGTACGTCGCTGGGCCGGACGACCGTTCGGCGGCGATCCCCTCGCCGATCACGGCCGCGGTGACCGAACTGATCGAGAACGGGGTCATCCATTGCGACGACCGGCGGCCGGCCGTCGACGTTCGCGTTCGGTCCGGCGGCGACGGGAGCGTCGCCATCGAGATCGTCGACGGCGCCGCCCCGCTTCCCGACGTCGAGGTGAACGTGCTGACCGGGTCCCACGAGTTCGGACGCGACCCCGTCCGTCACAGCGGCGGGCTGGGGGTCTGGCTCGTCTACTGGTGCGTCGAACTCGCGAACGGAGCCGTCGCCGTCGAGAACGCGGGATCCGACGGGAACCGGATCGAGATCACCGTCCCGACGGACGCGGACGAGTCGACCGTGAACCCGGGCGGGCCGACTGCGGATCCGAACGGGTCGAGCGCGAGTTCGAACGGGGGCGGCCCGAACGGGTGTGCGAACACCGGGCGTGCCGACCGCACGTCCGAGTGAGCGGTTCGTCTCCGGGGGAGATCGGGCGGGTTACTCGCCGCCGGGCTCGCTGCCCTTCACGATCGGGGCGCGAACGAGGTTGCCCCACTCCGTCCAGGAGCCGTCGTAGTTGACGGTCTGGTCGGCGCCGACGAGCTCGTGGAGCGCGAACCACGCGACCGACGAGCGCTCGCCGATGCGGCAGTAGGCGACGATCTCGTCGTCGCCCTCGGCGAGCACGTCGTCGTACAGCTCCTCCAGCTCCTCCTGGGTCTTGAACGTCCCGTCGTCGTTGGTGACGGAGGCCCACGAGATGTTGCGGGCGCCGGGGATGTGGCCGCCGCGCTGGGCGGTCTCCTGGAGTCCCGGCGGGGCGAGGATCTCGCCGCTGTACTCCTCGGGCGAGCGAACGTCGACGAGGGGAACGCCCGCGCCGATGGCGTCGTCCACGTCGTCGCGGTACGCGCGGATCGACTCGTCGGCCTCGTCGGCCTCGTAACTCGTCTCGGGGAACGACGGCACCTCGTCGGTGGTCGGGTAGTCGTGCTCCAGCCAGTACTCGCGGCCGCCGTCGAGCAGCTTCACGTCGTCGTGGCCGTAGTACTTGTACTGCCAGTAGGTGTAGGCGGCGAACCAGTTCGAGTTGTCGCCGTAGAGGACGACCGTGGAGTCGTCGCTGATGCCGTGTTCGGCGTTCAGCGCCTCGAAGTCCTCCTTCGTGAGCACGTCGCGCTGGGTCTGGTCCTGGAGGTCGGTCTCCCAGTTGAAGCCGATGGCGCCGGGGGCGTGCTCGGCGTCGTACGCCTCGGTGTCGACGTCCACCTCCACCAGTCGGTACGCCGGGTCGTCGGACTGGAACTCGTCGAGGTGGGACTCCACCCAGTCGGCGTCGACGAGTACGTCCTTCGCGTAATCTGACATTGCGAACGAGGGTACGCCTCCCCGCCGTATAATACCCGCATCCCCGGCAGAGGCGGCCATTCGTCGCTTGAACCGGAAATCTTTGCCGCCGTTTCCCGTCCTCCTGTCGGGACCGCCGTCGCCGGCGACCGACCGCGACCGCCGGCGGAACCGCGGCCCGTCGGAGGCCGCAATACTTTCCGGATTCTCTGACGCGCCGCGGGCGTCGCCGGCTCGACCGGGCTTTTACCGGCGCCGCGCGAACGGCCGGCATGAGCGACACCTTCGTCCCCGCGTCGTGGCTCGCCGACCGCCTCGACGACCCCGGCGTCCGCGTCGTCGACGTGCGCGACGCGTGGGAGTACGACGGCATCGGCCACGTACCGGGCGCCGTCTCGATCCCGTTCGACGAGTTCCGATCGAGTGCGGGAGATACGGGGATGCTCCCGGGCGCCGACCGCTGGGGGGACCTGCTCTCGAACGCCGGCGTCGCCCCCGGCGACGAGATCGTCGCCTACGACGACGAACACGGCGTGTTCGCCGCCAGGTTCCTCGTGACCGCGGAGCTGTACGGCCACGACCCCGAGCGCTTGCACGTGCTCGACGGCGACTACAGCTCGTGGAGCCGCGAACACGAGACCGCACGCGAGGC
This genomic stretch from Halobaculum roseum harbors:
- a CDS encoding alpha-ketoacid dehydrogenase subunit beta, with the protein product MSTQEQEATQNLTLVQSVRDALATEMELDDDVLVMGEDVGKNGGVFRATEGLYDEFGEDRVIDTPLAESGIIGTAVGMAAMGLKPIPEIQFSGFAYPGFDQIVSHMARLRTRSRSRYTLPMVLRMPYGGGIRAPEHHSESKEAFYTHEAGLKVVMPSTPYDTKGLLISAIRDPDPVVFMEPKLIYRAFRGDVPEGDYEVPIGEAKTRREGSDVSVFTYGAMSRPTLEAAEELAEEGIDAEVVDLRTVSPMDREAIVESFKKTGRACVVHEAPKTGGLAGEITATLQEEALLYQEAPIKRVTGYDVPYPLYALEDYYLPNAARVADGIKEAVEF
- the pdhA gene encoding pyruvate dehydrogenase (acetyl-transferring) E1 component subunit alpha translates to MSTLERDPGDGMVQVLDEEGGVVGDVPDLSEEEFVAMYRHMKLARHFDERAVSLQRQGRMGTYPPLSGQEGAQVGSALALAEDDWMIPSYREHGAALVRGLPLKQTLLYWMGDERGSLIPEDANVFTPAVPIASQVPHATGMAWADKLKNDGDTDRAFICYFGDGATSEGDFHEGLNFAGVFDTPNVFFCNNNQWAISVPRERQTASETLAQKAVAYGFEGVQIDGMDPLAVYKATTEALEKAKNPGEGERRPTLIEAVQYRFGAHTTADDPSVYREDEEVEKWKAKDPIPRLERFLRNQGILDDDRVAAVEESVREEVADAIDAAESTVRPDPSSMFEHVFAEQTPEIRRQAEEFARLREEYGDDAFVEE
- the lipA gene encoding lipoyl synthase is translated as MSSRRRKPDWLKMRPPSGRRFTEIKSILRDRDLHTVCEEANCPNLGECWSGGSGPGDGPGTATFMLMGDRCSRGCNFCDVETGGMEPLDPDEPANVADAVAEIGLDYVVLTSVDRDDLADGGSRHFAETIRAIKRRDPSILVEVLIPDFGGDPDAVDRIIDAGPDVIAHNIETVERLQWPVRDRRANYEQTLDVLERVHRESGIHTKTSVMLGLGEYDHEVYRTLRDLRNAGVDIVTLGQYLQPSRSHLDVFEYVHPDAFDTWARVAEEELGFLYCASGPMVRSSYKAGEFFVEALVRDGATIEEAREAAQAAD
- a CDS encoding MATE family efflux transporter, with amino-acid sequence MFDVSPEEITDGRLGRALAFLSIPIVAQQLAVTAQSIVDVLWLGRLSGEAVAAVGLVAPLIGLMTAVVSGVFTGEHVLVSQRVGDDDERGASRAVFHALVAGVAVMLAMVVVANLFGAELTALFDPGPEVARMGAIYLGTMAVAYTVSTVSDVFEYGFIGAGDSRTPLLVNLLSIGISIGLDPLLIFGYGPIPGYGIAGAAYATAIGFGVGALVMIAAARSGHRGFTFRLDAVGLDRGEFRELVSVGAPKVGQGIARQVARLAVVAIVSLTGGAAALTAYTIGARIATVVFVPAAAIGSAGTTLVGQNLGADKPARATRATWLGVGAGAVGLGAIGVVQYLLPEAVATLFVPGIAGEALTLTVAYLQILALGYWALGTIWTVEAGFNGAGRTDVSMYSTMLQYWAVRVPVAAVGAFVLGWGALGPFWAVTVSNVVAAVGLVGYFRYSTAGGLHERAAEGAGSDGDAGVAADD
- the uvrB gene encoding excinuclease ABC subunit UvrB yields the protein MSETEGPLSPDRPEAEKPLRVDAPFDPAGDQPDAIRQLVDGFESGMTEQTLLGVTGSGKTNTVSWVVEELDTPTLVIAHNKTLAAQLYEEFRNLFPDNAVEYFVSYYNYYQPEAYVEQTDTYIDKEMSINDEIDRLRHSATRSLLTRDDVIVVASVSAIYGLGDPANYRGMALELEVGQEIGRDELLKRLVDLNYERNDVDFHQGTFRVRGDTVEVFPMYGRHAVRVELWGDEIDRMRKVDVVNGEVVSEEPAALVHPAEHYSLPEEQIDRAVSEIEELMEQRVSHFERQGDLVAAQRIEERTTFDIEMLQETGYCSGIENYSVHLSDRESGDAPYTLLDYFPDDFLTVIDESHQTLPQIKGQYEGDKSRKDSLVGNGFRLPTAYDNRPLTFEEFEEKTDRRLYVSATPSDYERERSEQVVEQIVRPTHLVDPEVTVEPAEGQVDDLMDRIDERIERGERTLVTTLTKRMAEDLTEYLEEAGVEVAYMHDETDTLERHEIIRSLRLGEIDVLVGINLLREGLDIPEVSLVAILDADQEGFLRSETTLVQTMGRAARNVEGEVILYADETTSAMEAAIEETNRRREIQREFNEEHGYEPRTIEKEIGETNLPGSKTDTSGVAGDEVADEEEAQARIQALEDRMEEAASNLEFELAADIRDRIQDLRREFDVDPEEVGIEPPAEDAEGIAPGDDDRF